One Pecten maximus chromosome 16, xPecMax1.1, whole genome shotgun sequence DNA window includes the following coding sequences:
- the LOC117344748 gene encoding uncharacterized protein LOC117344748, whose amino-acid sequence MVTIVFTTILHLYAILHFLQAQTIYISTVKQNGCPTCYTYTKLSQHSFLLGNNTFFRFKVKACSSAYVGLMETDSDEENMYEIAIEGEQNIGGVGIYDGKRGNSLYDVPVSGIMDCYLMKDFYVEWTNNFITVENYVPLSDTWVPILTWSSAQLYAINFIGVTTGRHQDGEWEIGNPNIPRVNAHLAETFYTTETMSFPIYTGTYFPLTIHSTVNTTEHVLSPVIPTSSSSFISTALNPSMYTISSPLFPTASNTLTYTLLSPLLSSVPSPSISKSINVHYFNSINFFCSKSINVHYFKSINSCSKSINANFVKSINGHSFWSSGAPFA is encoded by the exons ATGGTTACAATCGTCTTCACCACAATTCTTCATCTCTACGCTATTCTGCACTTTTTACAAG CCCAAACTATCTACATCAGCACCGTCAAACAAAACGGCTGTCCCACCTGTTACACATACACAAAACTCAGTCAGCATTCTTTCCTACTCGGGAACAACACATTTTTCCGCTTCAAAGTCAAAGCCTGCTCTAGTGCCTATGTGGGGTTAATGGAGACCGACTCAGATGAAGAAAATATGTATGAAATAGCCATTGAAGGCGAACAAAATATCGGAGGTGTCGGGATATACGATGGTAAAAGAGGTAACAGCTTGTATGATGTCCCCGTGTCTGGGATTATGGATTGTTACCTTATGAAGGATTTTTATGTGGAATGGACGAACAATTTCATCACGGTTGAAAACTACGTCCCGTTATCGGATACTTGGGTACCAATACTGACATGGAGTAGTGCACAGTTGTACGCTATCAACTTCATAGGTGTGACAACAGGAAGGCACCAAGATGGCGAATGGGAAATAG GGAATCCCAACATCCCGAGAGTGAATGCGCATCTGGCAGAAACATTTTACACGACAGAAACGATGTCATTTCCTATATACACCGGTACATACTTCCCACTGACAATACATTCTACTGTTAACACCACAGAACATGTACTTTCACCAGTTATCCCCACCTCTTCAAGTTCCTTTATATCCACCGCCCTAAATCCATCAATGTACACTATTTCAAGTCCATTATTTCCCACTGCTTCGAATACATTAACTTATACTCTCTTAAGTCCATTGCTATCTTCAGTTCCAAGTCCATCAAT TTCCAAGTCCATCAATGTACACTATTTCAACTCCATTAATTTCTTCTGTTCCAAGTCAATCAATGTACACTATTTCAAGTCCATTAATTCCTGCTCCAAGTCCATCAATGCCAATTTCGTCAAGTCAATTAATGGCCACTCCTTCTGGTCCAGCGGTGCACCCTTCGCCTAG